From Ailuropoda melanoleuca isolate Jingjing chromosome 8, ASM200744v2, whole genome shotgun sequence, a single genomic window includes:
- the LAD1 gene encoding ladinin-1, whose protein sequence is MVGPSFHTGPGSGPCVGHWASPKLCSPRLHHELRPALGLARQWTLEDEEEQERERRRRHRNLSSILDDEAPRLTQNGDTPAAQRLPSVEEAEAPKPRTSGSKDEDEDIQAILRVRQEWRQRRQVVEAAQAPSPLEAEEGRDSSGPGQAKPQPLTPKKEVELPPRGRLSRERRGPWAREEESLTGQESEGGKNEASEKPAVSEKPPVPGKTLVLGKRLVSEESSNSEKALGPEKISVSEKRAVSEKSVLEKTSVSEKLPAPGKTSDSERKVVSEKALLFEKSLVSEKTPATKTKLAPKRVAAPGQPQAGGQLASGGSQPPTITGQRGKVLPEKSPPSPAELEEQGAPDPPAAASRLPPIAFQVKIPSKEEEVDTSLPTQATYSSSLKRSSSRTISFRMSPRKDNSETTLTRSASMRLPAGTVKLGEKLERYHTAIQRSESVKSPSASRTEFFVAPMGVASKRHLFEKELVGQSRAEPASSRKENLRLSGVVTSRLNLWISRTQESGDQDPQEVRKELAATKRTQWGKKADSSLDAKV, encoded by the exons ATGGTGGGACCCAGTTTCCATACTGGGCCTGGCTCTGGTCCATGTGTTGGCCACTGGGCTTCCCCAAAACTCTGCTCTCCCAGGCTGCACCATGAGCTCCGGCCTGCCCTGGG cctggcCAGGCAGTGGACTCTGGAGGATGAAGAAGAGCAGGAGCGCGAGCGCCGGCGGCGGCACCGGAATCTGAGCTCCATCCTGGACGACGAGGCCCCCAGGCTCACCCAGAACGGAGACACACCGGCTGCCCAGAG ACTGCCGAGCGTGGAGGAAGCAGAGGCGCCCAAGCCACGAACCTCAGGCTCTAAAGATGAGGATGAGGACATCCAGGCCATCCTCAGGGTGCGCCAGGAGTGGAGGCAGAGGCGGCAGGTGGTGGAGgctgcccaggcccccagcccgctggaggcagaggagggaagggacagcTCTGGCCCAGGGCAGGCCAAGCCGCAGCCCCTCACGCCTAAGAAGGAAGTGGAGCTGCCACCCCGCGGGAGACTGAGCCGGGAGCGGCGGGGCCCCTGGGCCAGGGAGGAAGAGAGCTTGACTGGCCAAGAGTCCGAAGGCGGGAAGAATGAGGCCTCAGAGAAGCCCGCAGTCTCTGAGAAGCCCCCCGTTCCAGGGAAGACGTTAGTACTTGGAAAGAGACTGGTCTCGGAGGAAAGCTCCAATTCAGAGAAGGCCCTGGGCCCTGAGAAGATATCTGTGTCAGAGAAAAGAGCCGTCTCAGAGAAGTCAGTTCTAGAAAAAACAAGTGTGTCGGAGAAGCTCCCAGCCCCAGGGAAGACATCAGACTCGGAAAGGAAAGTAGTTTCTGAGAAAGCATTGCTCTTTGAGAAGTCTCTGGTGTCAGAGAAGACCCCGGCCACCAAGACAAAGCTGGCGCCAAAGAGGGTGGCcgccccagggcagccccaggcagGGGGGCAGCTGgcctctgggggaagccagcccCCCACCATCactgggcagaggggaaaggtCCTCCCTGAGAAGAGCCCGCCATCCCCGGCCGAGCTGGAAGAGCAGGGGGCGCCGGACCCTCCGGCTGCGGCTTCCCGCCTCCCGCCCATCGCATTCCAG GTGAAAATCCCCAGCAAGGAAGAAGAGGTGGACACATCCTTGCCCACCCAGGCCACCTACAGCAGCTCCCTCAAACGCTCCAGCTCTAGGACCATCTCCTTTCGG ATGAGCCCCAGGAAAGACAACTCAGAGACTACCTTAACCCGCAG CGCCAGCATGAGGCTCCCGGCGGGCACGGTCAAGTTAGGGGAGAAGCTGGAGAGATACCACACAGCTATCCAG AGATCAGAATCCGTCAAGTCTCCCAGCGCCTCCCGCACCGAGTTCTTTGTGGCTCCCATGGGCGTAGCCAGCAAGCGCCACCTCTTTGAGAAGGAGCTGGTAGGCCAGAGCCGAGCAGAACCAGCCTCCAGCCGGAAG GAGAACTTGAGGCTTTCAGGGGTTGTGACGTCAAGGCTCAACCTGTGGATCAGCAGGACCCAGGAGTCTGGGGATCAGGACCCCCAG GAGGTGCGGAAAGAGTTGGCAGCCACCAAAAGGACCCagtggggaaagaaagcagactcctccctggaCGCTAAG GTGTGA